A region of Fusarium keratoplasticum isolate Fu6.1 chromosome 6, whole genome shotgun sequence DNA encodes the following proteins:
- a CDS encoding DUF4470 domain-containing protein: protein MELDSPETTCHILTPVTSDEPRTPLPGTDPPDEKCEPPAVVVSPASSVTMDAETPPQSPNRNDLLRPEGFHTEPLELRLKQPASVEEEVGSDEEPDEGPGEEPEPVYYPLEYYRNKTAMDDNIPIPDTEANKRFERVAREYASHVVGEPLEESFANALREAQASYEVSYWELPATQPKEITMPCGPAFKPGTPEYFEDLPLVEPICYRQNEEGEVCGLYAKVGCPDCLLIAYCTVECQLAHADAHRCRGAQGGLYSKIADRSGLSPEDPTQFRYPWGPWPAIDILQLQKNEGVEFDGFLNILLTGGPSLRTLINTIANIPETANPILHFSSNELNMRTVAQTLTVLLLLTDRSCEDRYNAEAAVYIWYSSSIPTPMMKHIQDVALGPILDAVRKAMRYYLHYGVKSMPIRFPRGDSSIVVDFTIREWQGIFLHVTRTETTEVQKLKRMRFDDRKYCENIHTRIQRAPHMRILGMLKWETDGMLQPYGIPLHKDLRMNPFLITLRGLPVPGITTEPVTEWSISAILGQDSGPASNDVYGKMFYYVRSLCLKFQHRLRSLQVEFSVMRKDVLALPAIFNDQGRRRFDRIDVGAYFELAPLAVAAPLNYLLQHVDMNPHATMLGVSRRGAMASSSESTKEDTAIEYEYKFAPMGTKLDELAPPVSREDELSTHGTRRMWGLFMWRNWDKFSDQ, encoded by the exons ATGGAGTTGGATTCCCCCGAGACGACATGCCATATCCTCACGCCTGTGACTTCCGACGAACCGCGCACGCCCCTCCCCGGAACAGATCCCCCCGATGAGAAGTGTGAACCGCCAGCCGTGGTCGTATCACCTGCCTCGTCCGTCACCATGGATGCCGAAACTCCTCCTCAATCCCCAAACAGGAACGACCTGTTGCGGCCGGAGGGTTTCCATACAGAGCCCCTTGAGCTACGGCTCAAGCAGCCTGCTTCCGTAGAAGAGGAAGTCGGGTCAGATGAAGAGCCAGATGAAGGGCCAGGTGAAGAGCCAGAACCGGTTTACTACCCCCTAGAGTACTATCGCAACAAAACTGCGATGGATGATAACATACCAATTCCAGACACAGAGGCGAATAAGCGCTTCGAGAGGGTTGCCCGGGAGTATGCGAGCCACGTTGTCGGGGAGCCTTTGGAAGAGAGCTTTGCGAATGCTTTGAGAGAGGCTCAAGCCTCTTACGAAGTATCATACTGGGAGCTTCCAGCCACGCAGCCTAAAGAGATCACGATGCCGTGCGGACCGGCTTTCAAGCCAGGGACCCCGGAATACTTCGAAGACCTCCCCCTCGTCGAACCAATCTGTTATAGACAgaatgaagaaggagaagttTGCGGGCTATATGCCAAAGTCGGATGCCCAGATTGTCTCCTTATTGCT TACTGTACCGTGGAATGCCAATTGGCCCATGCGGATGCCCACCGATGTCGTGGTGCCCAGGGGGGATTATATTCCAAGATTGCGGACCGCAGCGGTCTGTCTCCAGAAGATCCCACTCAGTTCCGCTACCCATGGGGCCCGTGGCCCGCCATCGATATCCTGCAACTCCAGAAGAACGAAGGCGTTGAGTTCGATGGATTCCTCAATATCCTCTTGACCGGAG GCCCAAGCCTTCGCactctcatcaacaccatcgccaacattCCTGAAACAGCAAATCCAATACTCCATTTCTCGAGCAATGAGCTGAATATGCGCACGGTCGCCCAAACACTCACGGTCTTGCTTCTCCTAACAGATCGCTCTTGTGAGGATCGATACAATGCCGAAGCAGCTGTCTATATTTGGTACTCAAGCTCGATCCCCACTCCCATGATGAAACATATCCAGGACGTTGCCCTAGGGCCGATCCTGGATGCTGTCCGGAAAGCCATGAGATACTACCTACATTACGGCGTCAAGTCAATGCCAATTCGGTTTCCTCGAGGGGACAGCTCAATTGTAGTCGACTTTACCATAAGGGAGTGGCAGGGGATCTTTCTCCACGTAACCCGCACTGAAACGACAGAGGTTCAAAAGCTAAAGCGCATGCGTTTCGACGACCGAAAGTATTGTGAAAACATTCATACCCGTATCCAGAGGGCACCACATATGCGGATACTTGGGATGCTCAAGTGGGAGACGGACGGAATGCTTCAGCCTTATGGCATTCCTCTACACAAAGATCTAAGGATGAATCC ATTTTTGATTACGCTCCGGGGCTTGCCAGTTCCTGGCATCACCACCGAGCCCGTTACAGAATGGTCGATTTCGGCTatccttggccaagattcAGGCCCAGCATCAAACGACGTCTATGGCAAGATGTTCTACTATGTCCGTTCCCTCTGCCTCAAGTTTCAGCACCGCCTGCGGTCTCTACAGGTGGAGTTCAGTGTGATGCGAAAAGATGTCTTGGCCCTGCCAGCAATCTTCAACGACCAGGGCCGTAGAAGATTTGACCGTATTGAT GTGGGCGCGTACTTTGAGTTGGCTCCATTGGCGGTTGCGGCCCCCCTAAACTATCTGCTTCAGCACGTAGACATGAATCCCCATGCGACCATGTTAGGCGTGTCCAGACGAGGTGCGATGGCCAGTTCCTCGGAATCGACCAAAGAAGACACTGCTATCGAGTATGAATACAAGTTCGCGCCTATGGGTACCAAGCTGGACGAGCTCGCGCCGCCCGTGAGTCGCGAAGACGAGTTATCTACTCATGGGACCCGTCGCATGTGGGGACTATTCATGTGGCGCAATTGGGACAAGTTTTCGGATCAGTAG
- a CDS encoding Amidohydro-3 domain-containing protein, which translates to MDEKAGLPPYSSLSLPPPAGVYPAQSRGRRSIRRSRALRLFALACLVFIVFAQWRQIGSQKVTTLSLKKLNEDLQTCKKLRAKPQDPPGLGRDKNARYIDGGKPTLIKNATIWVGEPVHGTSEDDARAGKGWEWVAGDVFLEKGLIQRVDKDILLSSLPDDTVVYDARGRRLTSGIIDMHSHVGVYPLPSLDGNSDGNEMSDNITPWARAIDSFYPFDPQLQVIKSGGVTTSLVLPGSGNNIGGEAYVIKHALGKKDGRKEISAEDLLADPDRNWRYMKMACGENAKRVHGRVGNRPFSRMGESYEFRHAFERASELVQKQDDWCNKAETLGVEALDEYLPQEIAWEALGAALRGQVHINTHCYTVPDLEAMVDHTNEFKFPVRAFHHAHQTYLVPEILKRTWGGRPPAAALFADNMYYKTEAYIGSEYAGKILYENNLTSVYVSDNPVLNAQHVLFEAAKAYHYGLPYHAALAGVTSAPADLLGLGKRLGKVKPGFDADIAVWDSDPLSVGAAPVQVWIDGTAQFEDPVELSKPAEAKAPNDIPAEIIEEPTKLESVLFTGITKMFLDKDRFYESEGTPFNVVISKGKISCIGNCDSEFDAATATGAKTIALNNGYLTRAFTAVAGTLGLNAIDAESTTDNGPNPVGFSRAVDGLMLDTKKLHVAARYGVTRAISAPTYSGGATHFGTSVGFVTSALTSLEEGAVFASDLAVHYTLDVNVRSATSYSAAFGALRSKLLTAVTSTDPVLNSFSEEAYLKKVVNGERVLALTINGADGIATALKIKSEIEDVLLETGVAGSVQRIKLAIIGGAEAHLVAKELAEAGVGVILSQLQSLGDTWDSRRVLTGAPLTNGTTIDALIDAGVEAAIGLREDWQLRDLGFAAGTAYKNSGGRLNEKDALDLVSTNIYRILGAEAGTTDDIGHFMVSEGSPLEIGSRIKAIGSGKSQVSVFV; encoded by the exons ATGGACGAAAAGGCTGGCCTCCCGCCTTACAGCTCCCTCTCCCTACCCCCGCCTGCTGGCGTCTACCCTGCCCAATCACGAGGCAGACGTTCCATACGCCGATCACGCGCTCTCAGGCTCTTTGCTCTAGCGTGTCTTGTCTTTATTGTTTTTGCACAATGGCGACAGATTGGATCTCAGAAAGTGACTACACTGtcgctcaagaagctcaatgAAGATCTTCAGACTTGCAAGAAGCTCCGTGCCAAGCCTCAGGACCCTCCCGGCCTCGGCCGCGATAAGAACGCTCGATATATCGATGGTGGCAAGCCTACATTGATCAAGAACGCGACAATCTGGGTGGGCGAGCCTGTCCACGGCACTAGTGAAGATGATGCTCGTGCTGGCAAGGGTTGGGAGTGGGTGGCAGGCGACGTCTTTCTTGAGAAGGGTCTTATTCAGCGCGTTGATAAGGATATCTTGCTTTCATCGCTACCTGACGATACTGTTGTTTACGACGCTCGCGGCCGACGTCTCACAAGCGGCATCATTGACATGCACAGCCATGTCGGTGTGTACCCTCTACCCTCGCTGGACGGCAACTCGGATGGCAATGAAATGTCGGACAATATCACGCCCTGGGCCCGCGCTATAGATTCGTTCTATCCCTTTGACCCTCAGCTTCAAGTCATCAAGTCTGGCGGAGTCACCACCTCACTCGTCCTGCCCGGCTCTGGCAACAACATTGGCGGAGAGGCCTATGTCATCAAGCATGCTCTGGGAAAAAAGGACGGCCGCAAGGAGATTAGTGCCGAGGATCTGCTGGCTGATCCGGATCGCAACTGGCGATATATGAAGATGGCATGCGGCGAGAACGCCAAGCGCGTCCACGGCCGTGTTGGGAACAGGCCATTCAGCCGCATGGGTGAAAGCTACGAGTTCCGTCACGCCTttgagcgagcgagcgagtTGGTGCAGAAGCAGGATGATTGGTGCAACAAGGCCGAAACTCTGGGTGTTGAAGCCCTCGACGAGTATCTCCCACAAGAAATTGCCTGGGAAGCCCTTGGTGCTGCTCTTCGTGGACAGGTCCACATCAACACCCACTGTTATACTGTTCCTGACCtggaggccatggtggaCCACACGAACGAGTTCAAGTTTCCTGTTCGAGCTTTTCACCATGCTCACCAAACCTATCTAGTACCAGAG ATCCTCAAGCGAACATGGGGTGGGCGGCCCCCTGCTGCGGCCCTGTTTGCGGACAATATGTACTACAAGACCGAGGCCTATATCGGTTCTGAGTATGCTGGCAAGATCCTCTACGAGAACAACCTCACTTCCGTATATGTTAGCGATAATCCTGTGCTCAACGCCCAGCATGTCCTCTttgaggcagccaaggcgtATCACTATGGTCTCCCCTACCATGCCGCACTTGCAGGCGTTACGTCTGCTCCAGCTGATCTCCTTGGTCTGGGGAAGCGCCTCGGAAAGGTCAAGCCTGGCTTTGATGCCGACATTGCCGTTTGGGACAGCGACCCTCTGAGCGTGGGTGCGGCTCCCGTGCAGGTTTGGATCGATGGCACGGCACAATTCGAAGACCCCGTCGAGCTTTCGAAGCCAGCAGAGGCAAAGGCGCCGAACGACATTCCTGCCGAGATCATTGAGGAGCCCACAAAGCTCGAGAGTGTGCTCTTTAcgggcatcaccaagatgtTCCTTGACAAGGACAGGTTTTACGAGTCCGAGGGAACCCCCTTTAACGTGGTCATCTCGAAGGGCAAGATCTCGTGCATTGGAAATTGCGACTCCGAGTTTGATGCAGCGACTGCAACTGGCGCAAAGACGATTGCTCTTAACAATGGTTACTTGACGCGCGCGTTTACTGCGGTGGCCGGTACGCTCGGCCTCAACGCCATTGATGCAGAGTCGACGACAGACAACGGGCCCAATCCGGTGGGCTTCTCCAGGGCTGTCGATGGACTCATGCTCGACACGAAGAAGCTGCACGTTGCGGCCCGATACGGTGTCACCAGGGCAATCTCGGCGCCGACATATTCGGGCGGTGCTACACACTTTGGCACCAGTGTTGGCTTCGTGACATCGGCGCTGACAAGCCTTGAAGAGGGAGCCGTGTTTGCCTCTGATCTGGCGGTCCACTATACACTGGATGTGAATGTGAGATCGGCAACAAGCTATTCGGCAGCTTTTGGGGCCTTGAGAAGTAAGCTACTAACCGCTGTGACTTCTACGGATCCTGTCTTGAATTCATTTTCTGAGGAGGCATACCTAAAGAAGGTGGTGAACGGAGAGCGAGTTTTGGCCCTTACAATTAACGGGGCAGACGGGATCGCGACGGCTCTCAAGATCAAGTCGGAGATTGAGGACGTCCTTCTCGAGACTGGGGTAGCGGGTTCTGTGCAGCGCATCAAGCTAGCTATTATCGGAGGTGCCGAAGCTCACCTCGTAGCCAAGGAACTTGCAGAGGCGGGTGTTGGTGTCATTCTGTCGCAGCTGCAGTCGTTGGGTGATACCTGGGACTCTCGCCGAGTCCTGACTGGCGCCCCTCTGACGAACGGCACAACCATCGATGCGCTCATTGATGCTGGCGTTGAGGCGGCTATTGGTCTTCGAGAGGATTGGCAGCTGCGAGATCTTGGGTTTGCCGCAGGAACGGCGTACAAGAACAGCGGTGGTCGACTCAACGAGAAGGACGCGCTTGACCTCGTGAGCACCAACATCTACCGGATCCTTGGAGCTGAAGCCGGGACGACGGATGATATTGGCCACTTTATGGTCAGCGAGGGCAGTCCGCTTGAGATCGGGTCTCGAATCAAGGCGATTGGATCAGGCAAGAGTCAAGTTTCGGTGTTTGTGTAA
- a CDS encoding LigB domain-containing protein, with amino-acid sequence MQNWAAPRRILAILNKTTSLRQLHTNTAMAKVAPVVALSHGGGPMPLLDDPSHKDIIYSLKNRVPKILKLGTPEQPRAIVLVTAHWSTDKPTISSGASHRLLYDYYGFPRETYSLKYPAPGHPEVAREVADALKEEGLEPELDDERGWDHGVFVPLLLVNPKADVPVVQMSVLESEDPEQHLRMGKALARLRASNVAVIGSGFASFHNLGIMRQLMMAGPSQRAQFRGVSDAWNRALTDATVSKDRNQALKGWRKFPHADTMHPPHGGEHFMPLLVCAGAAVEGEETGRYSDEFAGVEINTYYWGADKNGNL; translated from the exons ATGCAGAATTGGGCTGCTCCAAGACGCATTCTCGCGATACTAAATAAGACGACTTCACTTCGACAACTACACACAAACACAGCAATGGCAAAGGTAGCGCCTGTTGTTGCCCTGTCGCACGGCGGAG GCCCTATgcccctcctcgacgaccctAGCCACAAGGACATTATCTACTCCCTCAAGAACCGCGTCCCCAAGATTCTCAAGTTGGGCACCCCGGAACAGCCCCgcgccatcgtcctcgtcacAGCTCACTGGTCCACCGACAAGCCCACCATCTCATCCGGCGCATCGCATCGTCTGCTGTATGATTACTATGGCTTCCCTCGCGAGACATACTCCCTCAAGTACCCGGCTCCAGGACACCCCGAGGTGGCCCGTGAGGTTGCGGATGCTCTCAAGGAGGAAGGTCTTGAGCCTGAGCTAGACGACGAGCGTGGCTGGGATCACGGCGTCTTCGTCCCTCTACTTCTCGTCAACCCAAAGGCCGATGTCCCCGTGGTGCAAATGTCAGTCCTCGAATCCGAAGACCCCGAGCAACACCTCCGCATGGGCAAGGCGCTAGCCCGCCTCCGAGCCAGCAacgtcgccgtcatcggcTCCGGCTTCGCGAGCTTCCACAACCTCGGCATCATGCGGCAGCTCATGATGGCCGGACCCTCGCAGCGCGCCCAGTTCCGCGGCGTGAGCGACGCCTGGAACAGGGCCCTCACGGATGCGACCGTCAGCAAGGACAGGAACCAGGCTCTCAAGGGGTGGCGCAAGTTTCCTCACGCAGACACGATGCACCCGCCTCACGGAGGCGAACACTTTATGCCGCTGCTCGTGTGCGCCGGTGCTGCGGTGGAGGGTGAGGAGACGGGGAGGTATAGCGATGAGTTTGCGGGGGTTGAGATTAATACCTACTACTGGGGGGCTGACAAGAACGGGAACCTATAG